A region from the Mycolicibacterium phlei genome encodes:
- a CDS encoding LysR family transcriptional regulator: MDTRRLQLLLALSRLGSMREVAETYHLTTSTVSQQIAALARETGVQLIEPEGRRVRLTPAGRRLADHAVTILAAIDTARLDLDPDAEPAGVVRVGGFATGIRVSLLPMVADLADTYPRVELVISEYEPIEAFELLSDDNLDLALTYDYNLAPASPGPLLETEPLWSITWGLGVPEHFPDGPADLRAYAEHTWIVNSRNTADETAVRTLAALAGFTPRIAHQIDSLDLVEDLIVAGYGVGLLPLGRPTRPGVKVIPMPEPQPLLTAYAVTRRGRAIWPPLRAVLERMRPPPGQPLPRVSWPRPQAR, encoded by the coding sequence ATGGACACCCGCCGTCTGCAACTGCTGCTCGCGCTGTCGCGGCTCGGCTCCATGCGGGAGGTGGCCGAGACCTACCACCTGACCACGTCGACGGTGTCCCAGCAGATCGCCGCACTGGCCCGGGAAACCGGGGTGCAACTGATCGAGCCCGAGGGTCGGCGGGTGCGGTTGACCCCTGCGGGCAGGCGGCTGGCCGACCATGCGGTGACGATCCTGGCGGCCATCGACACCGCGCGGCTCGACCTCGACCCCGACGCTGAACCCGCGGGCGTGGTGCGGGTCGGCGGCTTCGCCACCGGCATCCGGGTGTCGCTGCTGCCGATGGTGGCCGACCTCGCCGACACCTACCCGAGGGTCGAGCTGGTGATCAGCGAGTACGAGCCGATCGAGGCGTTCGAGCTGCTCTCCGACGACAACCTGGATCTGGCGCTGACCTACGACTACAACCTGGCCCCGGCCTCACCCGGCCCGCTGCTGGAGACCGAACCGCTGTGGTCGATCACCTGGGGGCTCGGCGTTCCCGAGCACTTCCCCGACGGTCCTGCCGATCTGCGCGCCTACGCCGAACACACGTGGATTGTCAACTCCCGCAACACCGCTGACGAGACCGCGGTGCGCACGCTGGCGGCGCTGGCCGGGTTCACCCCGCGCATCGCCCACCAGATCGACAGCCTCGACCTGGTGGAGGACCTGATCGTGGCCGGCTACGGCGTCGGTCTGCTGCCGCTGGGCCGGCCGACGAGACCCGGCGTCAAGGTGATTCCGATGCCCGAACCGCAGCCGTTGCTGACGGCGTACGCCGTGACCCGTCGCGGGCGGGCGATCTGGCCGCCGCTGCGCGCGGTGCTGGAGCGTATGCGCCCGCCACCGGGTCAGCCGCTGCCGCGGGTGTCCTGGCCCCGGCCGCAGGCCCGCTAG